The window ATGCGTTGAGGTCTTGCTCGGTGACAAGCAGGGTTTCAGGGCGATCAATTGTTCCAAACAGGTGATAGAGAGTGGGATGGGCGGGATTGGCAAATGTCAGCGTGGTATCATCCACTACCACATTGTGCGCAATATGGCGTGCCTGCACCGCCCGCTGCAATGCCAGGTCGTAGGTCAACGCCAGCACATGGTGCACGTGCCCTCGCGCCACCAGGTCAGCGATAGCCGCATACAAGGGAGCGGGTGTAGCGGGGACAGATGAAAGCGCGTTGATGAGAAACTCTGTGAAGGCAAAACGGTTCTGATTCTGCATGACATGCTGAGCAACGGTGGCTAATGAGCCATCCGCCGGCACCCCATATTGCGCCGCCAACGCCCGCGCCAAGTCAGCACGCGAGGGCATTCCCGTCAAGGAAGCCGGTGCATCACCACCAACGATGAGCACGAGTTGCCCACGCTTGGCAGCCGTTCGCAAGCGCAAGAGATGACGCGGCGCCATATCGGCATGGCCGGGTGTGACGAAAGAAAGAGCTGGCTTCTTGCTCAGAGTGATAGTGTTCTGATCGCCGGTGTTGATGATACTGCCATTGATGGAACCATGCACCTCCACCGAACGGTCACCTGGCTTGCTGGGAGAATCAGAAACCGTCGAAGCCTTACTTGAAGGCGGCGCAAACAGGCGTCCATCGCTATCACGCATGAACAGCACCGGCGTCGCCCATTCGAGCGGGTTGTTGTCCACAGCGTAGATGGCTTTGCGGGCTTCGGCCAGGGCGGTATCCACTTGCCCCGTATCCACCAGCGCGGTATAGAACTCGCGGGCAAACGTCAGCGCTGCGCCATCAGTAATGGCAAATTGCATAGCAATCACCGCGGGAACACCACGCCGCACCAATTGTTGCGCCACACCGGCAAACATATCAGCCTCGGCGGTTTGTGCGCCACGGCAAGCATTGAGCACCACCAACCGCAAAGCATCCAGTTCATCGCCCACCAACACCGTCAGGCGCTCGGCATCAAGAGGACGCGCCGCGCCCTGCTCATCTTCAAAAAGCAACACGCCTTGCGCACCGTCGAAATCCCCATGACCGATGAAATGCATCACGTGATAGGCGCCACGTCGTAATGCCGCTTGAAGAGCCGCAGGCGTGGGGGGCGTCAAGCGTTCGAGCACCAGCCGTCCTTGCGCAACCAATGGCGCAAGGGCATCGTGAATGTCGCGCCACTCGCGTTCCACATCCAGCGCGGGTGTGCCGTGCGGGGCGGCAATGATGACGAGCATCCGTACTGCGCCATCCACATGCGTGGTGTGCGCTGCTTGCGGAATGTTCAAGTAGCGCACAATGGGCGTGCGTGCCGATACTGCGATGAAGGCGTGTTGATAGGGGTCATACAGCAATTCCCACGGCAAAGCATGCAAGGCAGGCGATTCCAGGCGCAAGCGCACCCGCACGCCTTGCCCGTTTTGGCGAGCGGCATCCAGGCTTCGGCGCCACAAGGTCGCCACTTCATCGGCAAACACCAGATGAAACAAGCGTTCCCCCACCGCGCGCACGGTCTGCTCAGGTGGTACATGCCGCCCATTCGAGGAAGTAAAGGTCAGTCCACGTCGGGGGCGCATGAGTGTTTGCAGTAACGCCTCCGGAGAAAAGGTTTCGTGGGGAAGGGGAGAAGAAGCGCGCGCTTCCCCCACAGGTGAAGTAATCACCCGCGTATGCAATATTTCCTCATCAACGGTCAGTAGCAAGTCAAAATTGACAAAAGCAGGCAATGGCATGGCAATACTCCAACACGTTTTGGGAAGTGGGCTTCATTATGATTAAACGTTGAGATTGAGTGGAAATAGCACTTATTCTCCAGCACAATGCACTCCTCCCAACGTCCTATTGACACACATGGTACGAATGTTATACTTCGACACCCCACCACAAGAGCCGTCAGAGAGGTTGGGGTTTTTTTTGGAGGAACGTATGCAAGCATCACAAGCCATTATTGGCATTCCAACACAAACACAAGAAGCGACAGCCACAACGCCGCGCGCCTGGGTGATGAGCCAGCAATATGTGCACACGCTTACACGATTTGGCGGCATTCCCTGGCTCATTCCCGCATTAGCGGATGACCTGACGACACTGCGCGCCATTTACGAACAAATGGACGGGCTTTTCCTCGCAGGCGGGCTAGACATTGACCCCTCCGCCTACGGTGAAGCCCGCCATCACCTCTGCGGCGAAAGCGACCCCGCCCGTGATGAAGTTGAACTCACCCTGGCACGTTGGGCGATTGAAGACCGCAAACCCATCCTGGCGATTTGCCGCGGCTTTCAAATCATCAATGTTGCCATGGGAGGCACACTCTACCAGGATTTGAGTTTCCAATATCCCCAAGCCATCAAGCACGACTATTTTCCAACCCGCTATGCCCGTGATTTGCTTTCACACAGCATCGAAACCGTGCCGGGAACCCGTTTACACCGCCTTTTCGGTGTGCCGCGGCTCAAAGTGAACA of the Ardenticatena maritima genome contains:
- a CDS encoding CHAT domain-containing protein, producing MPLPAFVNFDLLLTVDEEILHTRVITSPVGEARASSPLPHETFSPEALLQTLMRPRRGLTFTSSNGRHVPPEQTVRAVGERLFHLVFADEVATLWRRSLDAARQNGQGVRVRLRLESPALHALPWELLYDPYQHAFIAVSARTPIVRYLNIPQAAHTTHVDGAVRMLVIIAAPHGTPALDVEREWRDIHDALAPLVAQGRLVLERLTPPTPAALQAALRRGAYHVMHFIGHGDFDGAQGVLLFEDEQGAARPLDAERLTVLVGDELDALRLVVLNACRGAQTAEADMFAGVAQQLVRRGVPAVIAMQFAITDGAALTFAREFYTALVDTGQVDTALAEARKAIYAVDNNPLEWATPVLFMRDSDGRLFAPPSSKASTVSDSPSKPGDRSVEVHGSINGSIINTGDQNTITLSKKPALSFVTPGHADMAPRHLLRLRTAAKRGQLVLIVGGDAPASLTGMPSRADLARALAAQYGVPADGSLATVAQHVMQNQNRFAFTEFLINALSSVPATPAPLYAAIADLVARGHVHHVLALTYDLALQRAVQARHIAHNVVVDDTTLTFANPAHPTLYHLFGTIDRPETLLVTEQDLNAFIRRRTKPDLFSEVERLLKRHDVLLVGLDPTDPFWLALFDESAGRRFQRPAFAVWSSLAPATVQALASNRRLTVLDTDPIALLHGL
- a CDS encoding gamma-glutamyl-gamma-aminobutyrate hydrolase family protein; translation: MQASQAIIGIPTQTQEATATTPRAWVMSQQYVHTLTRFGGIPWLIPALADDLTTLRAIYEQMDGLFLAGGLDIDPSAYGEARHHLCGESDPARDEVELTLARWAIEDRKPILAICRGFQIINVAMGGTLYQDLSFQYPQAIKHDYFPTRYARDLLSHSIETVPGTRLHRLFGVPRLKVNSMHHQGIKTLGRGLVPSAYAPDGLIEAIESADDHFLIGVQWHPEELVETDPRMRRLFTRFMQAAAEYRAHKRTETPPEHPDIRLSA